Below is a genomic region from Raphanus sativus cultivar WK10039 chromosome 4, ASM80110v3, whole genome shotgun sequence.
agaacatGAAGgtatgtatatatgtgtacTCAAATACTTGAAAAACACTTGTGTCTGTATGTATGGAAGAAGAATTTTCTTATGATGCTAAGAGGTTTTCTAACTGTGTGCAGCAAAAGATCCTGATAAGAGTTACTATGACTGATGATAAAACCAGAGCAAAAGCAATGAAAACTGCCGCTCAGTTTGAAGGTAACAACGATACAAAAGCCCATATGAAAGCTGACTCTCGTAAATCATGTTGAAATTAAAGAGTTGATGCATATGTTTTTCTATGAGTTTCGGCTGTGGAAATAAAAGGAGATCACAGGAACAAGATTGAGGTGACCGGTGTTGAAGTCAACATGATCTGTCTAACCAACACACTGAGGAAGAAGGTAGCCTTCGCTGAGCTTGTAAGTGTAAACAAAGTTGAACCACCCAAGAAACCAGAGGACAACAAGAAGAAGGATGACAAGAAACCAGATGAAAAGAAACCTGATGAGAAGAAAGCCGAtgagaaaaaaacagaggagaaaaaaacagaggagaaaAAGGCAGAGCCATGTTGTTGTAATCCATGTTATCCACCATGGCCTTATAGATATGGTGTGCCATCTTCCTTTCCACATTCGTGTGATCCCTACGGGCATAACTTTAGGGATTATACTGGGGAACTTTTCTACAACTACGGACCCAATTGGAGGTTCATATGAGAAGACTATAACAAAAGAGATAACAGCTTTTCTATACTAAGTGTTTCAACTAGGTAATGCAATCAGATTTGTCATATGAATAAAAAACCCTTGTACTCCAAACCACGCAGATTATATACTTGCACATGCTATTATGAAATGAAAAGCTAAATCTTCTTATCCATAGAGTCCACATTACATAGTAACTTCCTTACGAGCACCAATCTTACAAAACATCActtatctctttcttttgtttgactTTCTTTTTTCTGACTCGAGGAAAGGATACACAAAATCATGAATCAGAGGCGTTGGACTGCTAAGAGGTAAAGGTGTGTCGCCACCTCTTAGACCTCGGTTCACTCCAAACGTTGAATTGCCACTCCCAGCAGCGAAGTGATGAGCCATCACAATCATCTCACCAGACACTAGGATGTAGCCTTTGGTGTGGTACTCTTCTCCGTGGCTAGATTTACACCAGAATACGAGCTCCCCGTCCATTAAAAAAGCATCCGCAACGGTCACCCCGTGAAGACCATCATACTGAGACTTGTCGCTCTTGGGTCCACGGTACACTTCCTACCATATAAAATCAACACTTTAAAACCAAGAGCAGTCAGAATctattaaactataaatatagaaaatttatttaCCCCATCTGCAGTATCCCAGTAATCTGAAAAGAGAACCACTGTTGCTCCTAAAGGCTGCTTCTTAAGTCTTTTCAATGATGCATATAGATCATTGCCAAGGTACCTCCGACCTGCTATTTTAATCTTGTCCTTCCCGTCTTTGTTGGGTTTGTCTTTTATGCAGTCAAACAAATCTTCTTTAGGCCCTCGTTGTACCGACACTCCATGTCTTTTTATATAGTCCAGGCCAGCGCTCACTTGCAGAGGATGACACTTGTGTTCTGTTGAAGTTTGCATTAAGCGATCCTTAGGAGAGGCATAGAAGCACAATTCCCTCACACTTAAATTCACAAATTTTACATCGACGCCATCTATTACTCTCAGCGAGCTCACAAGATTTACACCAACATAAGCATAGCATAGTTCtgtaaacataaaaacaaaaaatttaataagtatCAGTTTGAATTAAACAATTctcgaaaaaagaaaaaagaaagttttGACTTACGATGCATCCCTTGGTCTCGTACAGCTCCTAGCTTTTGATTTTCTTGTTCAGCACAGATAGGTCCAACTTTGTTCTTATCTTCCTCTGAAAGTGTAATCCATTGTCTATCCACTCTTGTAACTCCAGCTCTCCAGTTGGGAGACTGGAAATCAAAgttaaaagaattaataaaaataaaaaagtgaatAATGGACAATTAGCAAACTTACCCTTTTGGCCGATCTCCAACACAAAAATTGGTTTTCGTAAGTGGAATTGTCAGcttttgttttgtatgtttCAAACCAACATGAAATAGCAATAGGCTCTTCTTTTGAGCAGCACATGTTATACAGCCTTGGGCCAAAAATGGTCTTCAGAGAAGAAGGAGTGAAAGTTTGATTCGGATAGGCATGAACCTTCTCTTTTACGgtaactttcttcttcttaggaGGTTTAACCCCGGCTAAACTCAACGCCGGCTTCCTAAACACTTTTGAGACCGAAGTATCCCAACAACAACGACCAAGCACAAACTCCCTGAACAATGAAAGATCCAATTCAGAGTTGCAAATATGTAAGCAAAACTAAACCAGAGAGAGTGACAAACCTAGAGGTATCATCATCTCCAACAACAGCTTCGCTTTCTTTCTTGACCTCCAGAGTGTGGAGGTAGTTTTCATTCTCACAAGGCTCAAGAACACTCTTGCCCTGCACAATGAATTCACATCTTTAAGACATGGAGTATTACGGAAACAACAAGGAGTATTCGGACGTCTTAGGCACAGCAGAGTATGATGCATGTAGGATGTTATATGATGAAAGGCAAACCTTGCTATCTGAACCACTAGCTTCACAAGAGAAGATACAACAACTGTTTCCATCACCACCGACATGGTGAGAAAACCAGCATTCATCTCCAAAGGGACAAAATCCTTCTGCAAAAAATTTGCACCGAGCACTCTTCGTCACGGGTCTGGTACGCTTCCCATCATCTTGCATGAAGTCATTTTCATTCTCACAAGGCTCAAGAACACTCTTTCCCTGCACAATGAATTGACATCTTTAAGACATGGAGTGATggtcaaaacaaataaaaaaagcaAAGAGCATGAGATGAATTATATACCTTATCTCTGTTTTTAACATATGTGTCCTTGCCCGTTTCTGAAATAACAACATCTGTCTCGAGCTGATCCATGATATCTGAGAGCGAGGATAAGATCAGTTAGTAGACGAAGATAGACTCTCAAGTAACAGTGTTCAATAATTAAACAAACTGCAGATTTCATCTTTATATTATGTTTCAGGGATGCTCTTTTGTAGTGACTTAAAGTCTTGATTTACCTTCAGATATAGCCTGAAACAATAGACAAACGATGTGTTAGGTTTTAGAAACGACGGCAAAGAATATACACGGAAGAGCGCAGTTACATTTTCTAAGGTGGAAATGAAGAGGAAGAATCATTACCAATGAGAGAAGTGGAAAGTTTGAAAAAACATCAGTGAGCTCCAGATAGTTTCCTTGTGAATGACTGATCTGGAAACAACAATGAAATTACCATTTAGGGCAGAGTGGAGTGTGATGCAAGTAAGTAGTTAACATTCCCTCTAGCTAGTAATAATGCTAACTACATCACACATTCGACTGACATAAAAGACAAGATATACCTCAAGCAAGTTGCATTAACCACATTACCTTTAACGTTAACACGAGACGTTTGCTGTTAACATTCCCAACTTCCACCCTCAGAGGATTTTTTGCCAATAGATACTGTGCTTCATTTTCTAAGCAACCCCAGAAGAAAGGTGGCTTGTAATCTTGTGGCTGCAAAGCATTCAATTTCGAGTGTGAAATAAGATGAACGGTATTGAAAACTTGTATGAGAAGACAATTGTATGTACTTGAATGGTAGTTACAATATTCATTACCTCATCTGGCATTTTGTCAAGGGTGTTCATCAACTCACCAAGCGTGGGAACCATTTTGAAAGTTGAACTCCTAATTTCAGTACAATCATGAAAAATTGTAAAGCATAGACGCATGAAAAGATCGAAGTTGGAAATAAAAAATCTCAATAGTATACCTCAGTTGATTTAAGGTAATATCTGCGGTGGATTTGAAAGTCCCTCCATGACTCTTGTTTCCAGTAAGAAAATTCCTAGTctgaccaaaacaaaacaaaaaatagccAGAATCAAGAGAGGGATCTTCGATCGCGAAAACAAAACGCGCGAAAAGCTCGATGTGTCGTCGTTTTACTCACCAGAAGGAGGGAGTTCTTTTCTGTGACCTCAGCTTCCACTAAGCGAGGATGATGGAAAATCGAGACTAAATCGTTCGGTTCTCCCGCAAATTGAAGTGACGGAAAGTAAACCTCGATCAGTAAAGGAAAACTAGGTCAGTAACCAGGAAGGAACGAGAAAATTTCGTttacgtttaaaaaaaaaagaagaagagagaaatatAGAAAGGGAAAGCTCGGTGATGTGCTTACCAGAGGGAGCGAGTACTGTCCGGTGTCCTCAGCTTCCTTCAACTTCAGGGAGACTACCTGAGGAAGATACAATTCGATACCAAATGAGATTACGAGAGCAGGAACAGAGCAAAAAGAAAGctaagaaaactaaatttttttttctcgtatAAATGCGTCTTCTTCTCACCATTTTTACAGAGGAAGAAAACGAGAAACGAACAAGGTGGCTAACTTTTTCAGagaaaggagagagaaaaagagtgaGACAAAAgacgagaaaaaaaaacgaaatggAAATTTGTAGCGTCGTCGAGAGCTTGTGGCAGTTATAGGGGCAAAGTTGGTATTGAGGGGAAAATAGTAGGGGTAGTATCGACTAATTACATCCGACGTCATACAGGCTGTAGTGATCACTCCAATTTCGTTACTAACGTATTTAGGGGTAAAATAGGTATTTTGATAAGATAGTAGGGGCAAAGGCGACCAATTTCGTCTAACGAACGGTACCATATTTGTTGGGCTGAGTGGACCCCACAATACATCATCCATCATATGAGAAAATGTATCTTCCCAAGATCGATTTTGGCAATTAAACCTTCACTCGGTTTCAACATGTTCGAAATTCCATTAAATTTTATCACTCGGTATTTATAAACACGGACAAAAATGAGCTCACTAGAGACAAAATACTAGGTTACTTACATAATTAATTGATCATACAATTTTTAGTCACCTaaccataaaagaaaaataacgaATTTAATTGGTTGGCGTatgtgtttcttttcttttcttttttgtcaaaaccTAGTAAATTATATATCACGTGCAATTCATAAATCAATCCTCTCTAACCAAAACTTCCAAGATATAGTATCGTCTCAATATTCGGTTCGTGTTATGATGTTACTCCTTTACACAATAATTAATATCCCTTGCCTTTTGGCTGGTATCACCCTCATTCAAATTCTTGAATAACTGACTTTGTCTCCGCCTGGACCTACACAGAATATTCTTATAATTCTCAACAAGGCTAATTTCAATCCAAAGCTTTACTTAGTAAATCCAGTAAAATTAATTATCAAGTGCGTGTTCCATTGCTGTAGTGGACGATCGTCTTTGGGCAATAACTCTCGGACATTGTTTTTCTCTTGACGATCACTCGCGATACAATAGCTGTGTGGGTATGGACCGGACCGATGCCAATTTGATGGagatttgaaacataaaaaTTCGGTTCAATTCGGAAACAAATCTCAAAAACCGAACCATAATTAATTTCGGTTCAATTGGGTAGAAAATTTTCAATCCAAATTAACCGAACCGATTAACCTGACTAAACCGAACTCATATGCATCTTGTTTCGTTCCGAATCAAGTAAAAAGTCTGCATCATCACGACGAGCTGTCAAGCTTCCATATCCATCTCTCACGCATTCTCCGCGGCTTTCCTTTTCTCTCCAAATTCTTCTCTTCGCTAATTAGTTTAACTTCATCGGAAAATTAAATTCGACGGCTACATTACCCGCCAGAGGACCGGGAAGATGAAACCGAGATCGATCAGTACATGTAAAGCAGATGATCAAAATAGAGAAGATGATGTTGATTGGAGCAACCAGGTTGATGAGATACCCAGCAAGGAACGAAGGAGAATTGTGTGAAACCTGATTGCAAGTCCCAGAGACTGTTTCTAGCGGCGGAAATGAGAGGAGTTTTACTTCTTTTTCCGGCACTCCGTTTCTGAAagctttaaacttttttttttttttttttgcttttagctttgaataaaaaaaatctttacagTAGTCGCCACTGTTTAATCATATTTTCTGGAATCTGCTTACTCTGTTTTCTCATGTGTTGGATCTGAAATACTCTGTTCTAATGAGAGTATCTGAGAGGAGAACAAAAATTTAAGGGACTCCCTTTTCTAGTGCTGGACATATGGTACCTCCTGTTGCTGCAACAAAGAGTGGGTTCTTCTTATGTGGAAGAGATGTTGTTTATGTCAAAAATCCCATTAGATGTGAAATGCTAACAAAATCATTTATACCCGTTGCTTGAGCATAAGTGAATGTGTGGTTGAGATGAAGTTTCAGCTTGAACTAGTAGTTTATCATGAGCCAACCACAGGCTTGCATTTGACCGCATCAAGCTAGTCTCATGTTCCAGAGTATAAAATATCAGATGCGACTCTCTTGGGAACAATGCGTTTATATAGGaaagttatatatttgaaatcCTCCTTACTATTGTATAGAAAAGAAATTGAAATGTTTAAAAAGGTTTTAGCTTAATCCATCAATAAAAGAAGCAACAGTTAACCAAGTTTAAATTTCACTCAAATAAAGTAAATCAATCGCCCAGAATCCTGTTTGAGCactttttagaagaaaaaaagacataACAAATAATAGCTAGCATGTTGTAAACTTAGGGAAGCAGCGGTAGAGTCTTGCCAACGAGGGAAAAGCGTTTAGATATAAAATCCACAGATCTTCGAACGATGGCTCTGCGTTTGCATATCCCATTATCACCTCCCAAGTCCTGATCATAACTTATGTAGACTACGACACTTGTAAAACACTCGAGTACATTCTCTTTGGGCAGATTTTCGCCAGTTTCTACCACCACGTTCAAAATCTTCAAACCGGACAGGTTGGGCTGCAATGCAAGCAACAACCGAAAcagatttatttatatataaaagaaagaaagaaaacacacaCTTTATTATATGATGACTCAAAGCAAGCAAACCAACATTGTGATTTCGCCTATTCGTGGTAACGACTGCAACTTCCAAGTAAAGACGAATCCAGTCGTTTTCTTCCCACTCAGATTCCATCAACTGCGGAAGCAAAAACACTAACACGGTTCAATGAAAGCATCGCTCTTTGCCTTAAccatgaatgaatgaatgaattcagtaaaaaaaatatatatattacctcATATAAAAATCGACTTTTATCACCAAATGAAGAAGGCCACTCAGGCAAGTCCCTATCATCGTCGAACTGATCCGTATCTCCCTTAGACTTAGTCCCTAGAGAAGGAGATAATTATTCACACActcatatatatacaaacacAATTCAAGAAAAACTGTCTGTTATAACGATGGTTTTTTCACCTTTAAGTCTGGCGACTGTGCAAATGAGATTCAGAGTGTAGCCCTTTCTTTCGGAAATAATAGTCTGGAAAGTAACAAGGGACGGTGTAGCTTGATCCTCTGCATGCAAAGTTATATAATAACAGGCAGGCATGAAAATACCCTCTCTATTGTATTTCTCTATTTCGTGAAGCTGCAGATTTGTCCcctgtgagagagagagagagagagagagagagattaaaaaaaaaaatttgaatatagAGGGAAAAACACAAAAGAGAtggatggaggaggaggagactttttttctttttttaaatatactgtACCTCTAAAATATTGTAGCGGTGAAGGCCGACCTTTGCATAAAGCTGCACTACAATGGGACAATCTCTCCCTCCTTCGAAAGCATGCATTCCCCAATAACGATGATCCCACAGTCTACCCATATCGAACCCCTACGGTACGGTACGGTACGGAGAGATCATATCAAATCAAAGTCAAAGCAAATCAAAtcgaaaaggaaaataaaaaataataaaaagaaagaattttACATCTGTTTCCCACACTTTGCGCCAAAGCTCAGCCGTCTCCTTATGAAGAGCCTCTTTTCTTTTTCGGATAATCTCCTCCTCAGACTTACGAAGAGACTTTATCTTCTTCGCCCAGAGCCCATATGAACGTCTCTTCGGCGCACGATACTCACTGTCAACAACCAACAGTTCTTGCTTACACTTCTTCGTCTTTCTCCCCATTCTCTCCCCCAAAATCACTTTCCAATAAACAAACCCTAATTTATTTTATGGcctgattttatttatttcttccTTTTTCCATGTCCAAACCTCTCTTATTTGCTACATTTACTTATTTGATTCTATGGGCTTAATAGTTGTAGCCCATTATAGAATCATCATATCCTCCGTGAAAGGAGGATCATCAAGAGATCTCCTCGGTCCCTGTCTGGAGACAGACGTGTCGGAGATTCTTCGCGCTCGGTAGAAGACGTCTGTTAAGGGAGAAAGCTTTGATCGTGTTTCTTCGGCGTTTGAGACGTCGCACTGGATGTAACTAACGGGATGATCGGCTTTCCAGGTGGGACGAGGTCTTGGAGCGACGCCGTAGACTTTCCATGGACC
It encodes:
- the LOC108852493 gene encoding heavy metal-associated isoprenylated plant protein 16-like, yielding MKQKILIRVTMTDDKTRAKAMKTAAQFEGDHRNKIEVTGVEVNMICLTNTLRKKVAFAELVSVNKVEPPKKPEDNKKKDDKKPDEKKPDEKKADEKKTEEKKTEEKKAEPCCCNPCYPPWPYRYGVPSSFPHSCDPYGHNFRDYTGELFYNYGPNWRFI
- the LOC108854274 gene encoding UPF0725 protein At1g02770-like, translated to MGRKTKKCKQELLVVDSEYRAPKRRSYGLWAKKIKSLRKSEEEIIRKRKEALHKETAELWRKVWETDGFDMGRLWDHRYWGMHAFEGGRDCPIVVQLYAKVGLHRYNILEGTNLQLHEIEKYNREGIFMPACYYITLHAEDQATPSLVTFQTIISERKGYTLNLICTVARLKGTKSKGDTDQFDDDRDLPEWPSSFGDKSRFLYELMESEWEENDWIRLYLEVAVVTTNRRNHNPNLSGLKILNVVVETGENLPKENVLECFTSVVVYISYDQDLGGDNGICKRRAIVRRSVDFISKRFSLVGKTLPLLP